One stretch of Gemmatimonadota bacterium DNA includes these proteins:
- a CDS encoding VOC family protein has translation MTHNLAWFDIQVRDLDRAIRFYSAVLGAPVSKQQTGSKPLGMLPTPSGGQMGCLVPDSTAEPSEHGVMLWFNVTGRLRAAVAAVQPHGGDVRRDVHEIGGYGFRAEVVDSEGNLIALYGDTDD, from the coding sequence ATGACACACAATCTCGCGTGGTTCGATATCCAGGTCCGCGACCTGGACCGAGCGATCCGCTTCTATTCCGCGGTTCTCGGCGCACCGGTCTCGAAGCAGCAGACCGGCTCGAAGCCACTTGGCATGCTCCCGACGCCTAGTGGAGGACAGATGGGCTGCCTGGTCCCGGACAGCACCGCGGAGCCATCGGAACACGGCGTGATGCTCTGGTTCAACGTCACTGGGCGACTACGCGCGGCAGTGGCGGCAGTCCAACCCCATGGCGGCGACGTGCGGCGCGATGTCCACGAGATTGGCGGTTACGGCTTTCGGGCCGAGGTGGTGGACTCCGAGGGGAACTTGATCGCGCTCTACGGAGACACGGACGACTAG